GCGAACCCGGGCCCCGGCGGGCGCGCCCGCGTTGCGGATGGTGTCGTTCGTGCCGCGCGTCGCCGCCGCCCCGTATATGGTCCAGCCGACGGCCTCCAGCAGCGACGTCTTGCCCGCCCCGTTGGGGCCGATTATGGCGGTGATCCCGTCGTGAAACTCGACCTCCGTACTGGCGTGCTGGCGGAAGTTCTCGAGCGCGAGCTGCACCAGCTTCATGCCGCGCCCCCATCCCCTGCGCGCGCCAGGTAGGCCTCGGCGAGCCTGGCCAAGCGCGGCGCGTCCAGGTCGGCGGCCGAGGGTTGCCAGTCGCGCAGGAAGGCGCCGACCTCCTCCTCCAGCGAGAGGCGGCGCTCCGGGGGCGTCGCCGGCGCGCGCGGCGCGGCGGCTCGGTCGGGGCGGCGCACGTCCAGGTGGAAATGCAGCGCCCTGGCCCGGTAGGACCGCAGCCGCTCGTGATCCAGCGCCGTCTGCTGAGCCCGCGGAGCCTCGCGCAGGACCAGGCGCACCAGCTTGCCGTCGATGCCTCCGGGCACGGCGTCCACCCGCTTGCCGATACGCTCGTCCAGTACCGCCGGGTCGAGGAAGTCGCCGCCGGGGGCGCGGCCGCTCAGGGGCTCCAGGTCCAGCACGGGACGGGTGGCGATGGGGTGGAACCGCGCGCTCGCCGAAACGGTGTCGAAAGTCACGAACCCGTTCGGTTCCTCCGCCTCCGCCCAGATGTTGGTGCTGGTGGATTCGGTGGCGCCCGCGTACCAGGTGTTGGGGGCCAGCTCGGTGGCGACGTGGTAGTGCCCCAGCGCGACGTACGTCCAGCGCTCCGGGCGCAGCTCCTCCAGGCCGAGCTCGATCCCCCCGTACCCCACGCCCCGACGGATCTTCTGGGCGTTCGGCCCGCCCACCACCGTCGCGTGCATGAGGAGGACGTTGTGCCGGGCCGCCGGGTCCGGCTCCAGGATCAGCGGCTCGCCGCGCGCCAGCGCCGCGTAGGGCACGCACAGGACGGAGGTGTCGGCCCCTCCGGCCTGGACACGCACGGCCTCGGGGGCGCGGCCGTCGGCGACGTGAACCCCCGGGATCTCGGCGAACAGGCGCAGGATGCTGCCGGTCTCGGCGGACCGGGGCGCGTCGTGGTTGCCGGAGATGATGACGATGGGAGAGTCGGGCAGGCCAGCCCGCAGGCGCAGTATCTGGCGGAACGCGTCGGTGATGGCGGCGTTCGGGGGGCGCACGGCGTGAAACACATCGCCCGCGATCAGGACCAGGTCCGGGCCG
The Gemmatimonadota bacterium genome window above contains:
- a CDS encoding metallophosphoesterase → MNLAHIADPHLGYRAYHRAAPDGRNQRERDVSDGFEAAIQGVLRLGPDLVLIAGDVFHAVRPPNAAITDAFRQILRLRAGLPDSPIVIISGNHDAPRSAETGSILRLFAEIPGVHVADGRAPEAVRVQAGGADTSVLCVPYAALARGEPLILEPDPAARHNVLLMHATVVGGPNAQKIRRGVGYGGIELGLEELRPERWTYVALGHYHVATELAPNTWYAGATESTSTNIWAEAEEPNGFVTFDTVSASARFHPIATRPVLDLEPLSGRAPGGDFLDPAVLDERIGKRVDAVPGGIDGKLVRLVLREAPRAQQTALDHERLRSYRARALHFHLDVRRPDRAAAPRAPATPPERRLSLEEEVGAFLRDWQPSAADLDAPRLARLAEAYLARAGDGGAA